TAGATCGTTAGGGGATTATCCGCACCCTGAGcagccgcggggcgggggcagcggccGCCCCGTCCCGTTACCGAGCGCCCCCGGGGACGGCGACGGTGGGAGACGACGCACGGAGCTggccgggcgcggcggcggctggAGACGGGTCTGCGGGGAGAACGGATCGGCCAGCGGAGGGACCGTGAGCGGTaccggggcggggaggggacgGGTGGGGCGCAGGGGACGCCGTCTGTCGCGCTTTGGGGGCCGGCGGGGGACCAGCGGCTCGCTCTGCTCCCGCCTCCCCCTCGCCTTCCGCGGGGGGCGGAAAGTTTGTGCCCGCGGTGGGGGCACCGCTGGGGGTGTGAGGAGGCAGATCCTGGGGTATCTGGGCAGGATCGTGCCCCGAGAGCCCGAGGGGGCTGACACTGGGGTGCACGGTGGGGGAGCGGGATTTGGGACGCGGGGGTGTGGGCAAGCGGGGTGTCGGGGGTGCaagcaggcagggaaagggaaagaggggGGGGGTCTCTGTGCCTCCGCgctgatgggctcagctttATCCAGGGCTGTAATCCCCCTGCTCCTGTAATTAAAAACTCCGCATTACAAGGAAAACGGTGTGCAGGGAAATGTAATCAAGTCTGGAGGGGCTTAACCATCTGGTAAAGGTTAGGACCGGCACGGCGGGGGACGCGGCCGGGGGATTTGGCAGCAGCCGCGATCTGGGCTCCTCTTAATCTACCGCGGGGACGAACGCAGCATCTGCGGGGTAATACCGGTGCCCCGGGCAGCGATCGGTCTCGCTGGAGCTCCCACCGCCGTTAACGGGATCTCCCCGAAGGTGGTCCCCTCCCCAGGTGCGTCCGGCTCCGGTAAACAAATTCTGCTGCGGCCCCGGGACCCGGATTGCAGCCCCTTGCGGAGGCCAGCAAAGAAAGGGTTAAGTGACTGCCGGTGACCGCGGTTCGGCCCCCCAGCTCTGGGCAAGGCCCTCCTCCGCCGCCCCCCGGGAGCCCGAAACTCTTTGAAAGTGCAAGAGGCAAGCGAAGGCgagggaggaggcggcggcgcgggTGCGACTCATCGTCCCCGGGATTGCTGCGGGGCCATGGGGGCCAGAGCAGGCTCCGGGCGGGGGCAGCTCTTCCTCcgctccctcctcttcctcctgttgGCCGGGCCCCCGGCACGCCACCCGGCACGGGGGCAGCTGCGCTACGCCgtgccagaggagctggagcacgGAGCCTTCGTGGCCAACCTGGGTGAGGACCTGGGACTGGATGTGTCCACCCTGTCAGCGCGGAGGTTCCGGATCGTGTCACGGGCCGGGGCCAGGCAGCACCTGGAGGTGAACCTGGAGAACGGGATCCTCTTTGTGAACGAGCGGATTGACCGGGAGGAGGTGTGCGAGGCCGGGGGGACCTGCCTGcttcacctgcagctcctcGTCGAGAGCCCACTGGAGCTCTACCGCGTCGAGGTGGAGGTGCTGGACATCAACGACCATGCACCCACCTTCCCTTGGCAAGAATATGTGCTGGAGGTGGCTGAGTCTGCCGTGCTTGGTGCCCGCTTCCCGCTGGAGAGTGCCCAGGATCCTGACGTGGGTACCAACTCTGTGCACACCTACCGCCTCAGCCCCAATGGTTTCTTTTCACTTGAGGTGCAGACGCGCAGTGATGCCAGCAAGtttgcagagctggtgctggagcgTGCCCTCGACCGTGAGCAGCAACGTGTGCACCGGGTGCTGCTCACTGCTCTTGACGGCGGTGTCCCCGAACGCTCAGGCACAGCGCACATCCTCGTCACGGTGCTGGATGCGAACGACAACGTGCCTGCCTTTGACCAGCCCTCCTACGGTGTGAGCCTTCCTGAGGATGCTCCTGCTGGCACTCTGGTCATCCAGCTCAATGCCACTGACCTGGATGAGGGCCCCAATGGGGAGATTGAGTACTCCTTCAGTGGGCACGCACCACCACGTGTCCGGGAGCTCTTCCACATAGAGCCCCGGAGTGGGCAGGTGCTGCTGAAGGGCCGCCTGGACTATGAGCGGGCCAGCCTCCACGAGCTCTACGTGCAAGCCAAGGACCGCGGAccctcagctgtggctgtgcactGCAGGGTGCTTGTGCACCTCCTCGATGTCAATGACAATGCGCCAGAGGTGACCCTCACCTCTGTGTCCACACCTGTGCTGGAGGATGCACCCCCAGGCACCGTCATTGCTGTCATCAGTGTTCTGGACAGGGACTCTGGGGACAACGGGCGTGTGAGCTGTGAGGTTGGCCCCAATGTACCATTTGAGCTCCGCTCCTCCTTCCGGAACTACTACACACTGGTCACCACGCAAGCGCTGGACCGGGAGGTTGTGCCTGAGTACAACGTAAGCATCACAGCACGAGACATGGGCTCGCCTGCCCTGCTGACCCGCAGCACCCTCACCGTCCCAGTATCTGATGTGAACGACAACGCTCCGCGCTTCCTCCAGCCCTCCTACAGTGTCTATGTGATGGAGAACAACGCACCAGGTGCCTCCATCTGCTCTGTCAGTGCATTGGACCCTGACTGCCAACAAAACGCCTACCTGTCCTACTCCATTGCAGATGGGCACATCCATGGCATGCCTGTGGGCACCTACGTGTCCATCAACTCAGACAGCGGGCACATGTACGCCCTGCGCTCCCTTGACTATGAGCAGATCCGCAGCTTCCAGATCCAGGTGCAAGCACAGGATGCGGGGTTTCCCCCTCTCAGTGCCAACGTCACCGTCCACATCTTTGTGTTGGACCAGAATGACAACGCTCCGGTTATCATTTCTCCCATGCCACGCAATGGCTCTGTTGCCACTGAACTCGTGCCACGCTCAGCCAGGCCCGGCTACCTCGTGGGCACGGTGTCGGCAGTGGATGCAGATGCGGGGCTGAACTCTCGCCTCTCCTACCAGCTCCTCCAGGCTACTGACTTCACCCTCTTCAGTGTGGCGCCTGACACGGGTGAGCTGCGCACCCTCCGCTCCTTTCTGGAGCAGGatgccagccagcagcagctggtggtgCAGGTGCGGGATGGTGGACAGCCAGCCCTCTCTGCCACCGTGTCCCTCCTGCTTTCGGTGGTGGAGACCATGCCCCAGACTCTCTCCGACTTCAGCGAGTTCAGCCTCCCTCCAGAGGCGTCCTCATCTTCCCCACTCACCCTCTATCTCCTTGTCTCCCTGGGCTccatctccttcactttccttcttgCCATCCTCATTCTCACAGCCATTCGCTGCCGTGGAGAGCAGCGTTCCCGCCAAGGGGACAGCTGCTCACCACCTCGCTGCCACTGCTGTCCTGGGTCCAGACCCTCCTCTGACGGCCTGAAGACTTCCAACCTGACGGCACAGCCCCCTGCAGGGACCACGGCTGCCACCTGCCTTGATGTGCCTGCGGGTGGCCCCCCAGGCTACTGCTACAAGGTCTGCCTTGGTCCTGAGTCTGCTCAGAGTGACTTCATGTTCCTCAAACCCTGCAGCCCCCCCCGGAACAACGAGAAGGATCCCGGGAAGCGGTCCTGGCCAGACCAGCATCTCCAGGTCTCCAAAGAGGTAACATAATGCCCAGCAGTGCTTACCAGTGCTCCGCgggtgcccccagccccctccctcagcctctgCCACGAGGGAAAGCAGGCACGGCTTCTCCCAGAGAATAACCACAGCCTTTGATCAGTGCGGGAATTAGGAGCAGTCAGGCAGAGGGATCTCCACTGAGCTTCCCGACGGGTCTAATTACCGGGGGAGCGTCAGGCTCGGCTGAGGCGAGAGGAAATCCCTTCTCACCCTCTTTTGTACCCATTAGAGGcaacagagatgctccagtgcCCTAGGGGAGGTGGGATAGTGGGGGTGGCTTCTCCTTAGCCTGGGTAGGCAATTCACACTGGGGCAGTCTGAGCatcactgctgctttgcttcCCCTGTGCTGGCGGGGGCCGCGGTGTCCtgggcctggctgctgctctgcagaggctgtgccagcaggcagggagtgGGGTCTTCAGGGCGGGATTTTGATGTCAACATTTGTTAGGTATTGAAATGAGGAATGTCTAATTTTCCCGATGAAAGACTCTCCAAAACACGATTACAAGGATGGAGAGTGATGAGGCGTCTAATCCACTTACGTTTGACTTTTAATAAACCAGCCCTTCCGAGGAGATCCCAAGACTCTCTGCCAAGAGAGTCTCTCCACGTGTCTCCTTGCACCCCTGGACTCTCTTCCCTAATGCTTAATTAGATTTTCCTGTAGTTTTTGTAGCCCTCCTGGGACACCGAGCATGCAGCCAATTTCTGCATCTCTCACCATTTGGTACCTCAGACCTGGGCTAAGTAAACATCACATATGCAAAAAAGGCTTTCGAAAATTAACAAGAATAGGAAAACCACCTGTCTCTCCCCAGCATGCCAGACTTAAAACTCCCAGAGGCAGAGGACaagccccaaaccaccccagtATCTCAGGAGGGTGAGGAAGGTCCAGAAGGGAACAAGCTGACTCAACGTTGTCTCAGGCTCCCCAAGAGGGGAATGTGCTGCTTGCTTCTCCACAAAGGGCACAGGGAAAGTGGAGATGTGGTCCTGCATCCCCGCCTGCTGAAGCCtagtgctggcagggctgggctgtttGGCAAAGGGTCCCAGGGCTGATTGACAGAGAGTCCCAATAACCAGCCTTGctcttccctgtgttttccaggcCAAGCAGCCCAACACAGACTGGCTGCCTCCAA
Above is a window of Corvus moneduloides isolate bCorMon1 chromosome 15, bCorMon1.pri, whole genome shotgun sequence DNA encoding:
- the LOC116451343 gene encoding protocadherin-10-like → MGARAGSGRGQLFLRSLLFLLLAGPPARHPARGQLRYAVPEELEHGAFVANLGEDLGLDVSTLSARRFRIVSRAGARQHLEVNLENGILFVNERIDREEVCEAGGTCLLHLQLLVESPLELYRVEVEVLDINDHAPTFPWQEYVLEVAESAVLGARFPLESAQDPDVGTNSVHTYRLSPNGFFSLEVQTRSDASKFAELVLERALDREQQRVHRVLLTALDGGVPERSGTAHILVTVLDANDNVPAFDQPSYGVSLPEDAPAGTLVIQLNATDLDEGPNGEIEYSFSGHAPPRVRELFHIEPRSGQVLLKGRLDYERASLHELYVQAKDRGPSAVAVHCRVLVHLLDVNDNAPEVTLTSVSTPVLEDAPPGTVIAVISVLDRDSGDNGRVSCEVGPNVPFELRSSFRNYYTLVTTQALDREVVPEYNVSITARDMGSPALLTRSTLTVPVSDVNDNAPRFLQPSYSVYVMENNAPGASICSVSALDPDCQQNAYLSYSIADGHIHGMPVGTYVSINSDSGHMYALRSLDYEQIRSFQIQVQAQDAGFPPLSANVTVHIFVLDQNDNAPVIISPMPRNGSVATELVPRSARPGYLVGTVSAVDADAGLNSRLSYQLLQATDFTLFSVAPDTGELRTLRSFLEQDASQQQLVVQVRDGGQPALSATVSLLLSVVETMPQTLSDFSEFSLPPEASSSSPLTLYLLVSLGSISFTFLLAILILTAIRCRGEQRSRQGDSCSPPRCHCCPGSRPSSDGLKTSNLTAQPPAGTTAATCLDVPAGGPPGYCYKVCLGPESAQSDFMFLKPCSPPRNNEKDPGKRSWPDQHLQVSKEAKQPNTDWLPPSAQRPALKSSQSLEDVGEIRKALQKEHERLCTLVTPVSEFQKASSGPNSIWTPQYSPLYPALDYQHNVYIPGTPALLSSKDGPLFPGRENKNSFSTFGKRKKMTTYCDMHDSVVINNDLK